The proteins below come from a single Triticum aestivum cultivar Chinese Spring chromosome 5D, IWGSC CS RefSeq v2.1, whole genome shotgun sequence genomic window:
- the LOC123122928 gene encoding alpha-N-acetylglucosaminidase isoform X1: protein MRPPPSPPLLPLLLLLVLLPSPPAVAAAAGPTSLEALRAAAGRRAASPATQERAAAGVLRRLLPSHALSFRFQIDPKGGVCGDSSCFRISNVDGSSKGGAEILIQGNTAVELASGLHWYLKYWCGVHISWDKTGGAQLASVPSPGSLPRVKGTAVKVERPVPWNYYQNVVTSSYSFVWWDWRRWEKEIDWMALQGINLPLAFTGQEAVWQKVFKSFNVTDRDLDDFFGGPAFLAWARMGNLHAWGGPLSQNWLDQQLALQKKILSRMIELGMVPVLPSFSGNVPVAFKKLFPSASITRLGEWNTVDGNPRWCCTYILDPSDALFIDVGQAFIKQQMKEYGDITSIYNCDTFNENTPPTNEPAYISSLGSAIYQAMSRGNKDAVWLMQGWLFYSDAAFWKESQMKALLHSVPIGKMMVLDLFADVKPIWQTSSQFYGVPYIWCMLHNFGGNIEMYGVLDSISSGPIDARTSYNSTMVHFTFIPYVGVGMCMEGIEHNPVVYELMSEMAFRSQKVEVEDWLKSYSYRRYGQSNVEIQKAWAILYHTIYNCTDGIADHNRDYIVEFPDISPSSFSSQYSKGRSISVVRKHPRFLGEVSASLPQPHLWYSTAEAVKSLELFLKAGDDLSESLTYRYDLVDLARQSLSKLANKVYLDAMDSYQMRDSSDLNFHTKKFLEVIMDIETLLASDDNFLLGPWLETAKSLATTEDERKQYEWNARTQVTMWYDDTKTEQSKLHDYANKFWSGLLKSYYHPRASKYFTRLSRSLQENRSFQLEEWRRDWISYSNEWQSGKELYPVKATGDALAISRSLFAKYFR from the exons ATGAGACCGCCGCCGTCTCCCCCTTTACTCCCCTTACTCCTGCTTCTCGTTCTCCTCCCGTCGCCGCCGGCTGTGGCCGCAGCGGCAGGCCCCACCTCGTTGGAGGCGCTCCGCGCGGCGGCCGGCCGCAGGGCCGCGTCGCCGGCCACGCAAGAGAGGGCTGCCGCCGGGGTGCTCCGCCGGCTCCTCCCCTCCCACGCGCTCAGCTTCCGGTTCCAGATCGACCCCAAG GGCGGCGTCTGTGGCGACTCGAGCTGCTTCAGGATAAGCAATGTTGATGGCTCGAGCAAGGGCGGTGCAGAGATTCT GATCCAGGGTAACACTGCTGTTGAGCTTGCATCTGGACTCCATTGGTACCTCAAATACTGGTGTGGGGTGCACATTTCTTGGGATAAGACTGGTGGTGCACAACTGGCGTCAGTCCCTTCGCCTGGGTCTCTGCCACGAGTGAAGGGAACGGCAGTCAAGGTTGAGCGCCCTGTTCCGTGGAATTACTATCAGAATGTCGTCACTTCCAGCT ACTCCTTTGTGTGGTGGGATTGGAGAAGATGGGAGAAAGAAATTGACTGGATGGCACTTCAAGGAATTAACTTGCCTTTAGCGTTTACTGGACAGGAAGCTGTTTGGCAAAAGGTTTTTAAG AGCTTTAATGTCACCGACAGAGATTTAGATGATTTTTTTGGTGGACCAGCTTTCCTTGCCTGGGCTAGAATGGGGAACTTGCATGC ATGGGGTGGGCCACTTTCACAAAATTGGTTAGATCAACAATTGGCACTGCAGAAGAAAATATTGTCTCGTATGATTGAGCTTGGAATGGTCCCAG TTCTGCCATCATTCTCAGGAAATGTACCAGTCGCGTTTAAAAAATTGTTTCCATCTGCCAGCATAACCAGACTCGGTGAATG GAACACAGTTGATGGTAATCCTAGGTGGTGCTGCACTTATATTCTTGATCCTTCGGATGCATTGTTTATTGATGTGGGACAGGCTTTTATCAAGCAACAAATGAAAG AATATGGTGACATCACCAGCATCTATAATTG TGACACATTCAATGAGAATACACCACCGACAAATGAACCGGCATATATTTCATCACTTGGTTCTGCTATCTATCAAGCAATGTCGAGAGGTAACAAGGATGCAGTGTGGTTAATGCAG GGTTGGCTATTTTACTCGGATGCAGCTTTCTGGAAGGAGTCTCAGATGAAA GCACTACTTCATTCTGTTCCAATTGGTAAGATGATGGTCCTTGATTTATTTGCTGATGTCAAGCCCATATGGCAAACGTCCTCCCAGTTCTATGGTGTACCATACATCTG GTGCATGCTACACAACTTTGGTGGTAATATTGAAATGTATGGAGTACTAGATTCAATTTCATCTGGCCCTATTGATGCACGTACAAGCTACAATTCAACAATGGTTCATTTTACTTTCATTCCTTAT GTTGGTGTTGGCATGTGCATGGAGGGAATAGAGCATAATCCAGTTGTTTATGAGCTTATGTCTGAAATGGCATTCCGTAGTCAAAAGGTCGAAGTTGAG GATTGGTTAAAATCATACTCCTATAGGCGATATGGCCAATCAAATGTCGAAATACAGAAAGCTTGGGCAATCCTGTACCATACGATATACAATTGCACAGATGGAATTGCG GATCATAATAGAGACTACATAGTTGAATTTCCAGACATCAGTCCAAGTTCTTTCAGTTCCCAATATTCCAAAGGAAGAAGTATCTCAGTTGTGAGGAAACATCCGAGGTTCTTAGGCGAGGTCTCTGCAAGCCTACCACAACCACATCTATGGTATTCTACGGCGGAGGCCGTCAAATCCCTTGAACTATTTCTTAAAGCAGGAGATGATCTTTCAGAAAGTCTCACATATAG GTACGACCTCGTTGATTTGGCAAGGCAGTCACTGTCAAAATTAGCAAATAAAGTGTACCTTGATGCTATGGATTCTTACCAAATGAGGGATTCAAGTGATTTAAACTTTCACACAAAGAAATTCCTCGAAGTCATCATGGATATCGAGACGCTACTAGCTTCTGATGACAATTTCCTGCTGGGCCCTTGGTTAGAAACTGCAAAAAGCCTTGCTACGACTGAAGACGAAAGGAAGCAG TACGAATGGAATGCTAGAACACAGGTGACAATGTGGTACGACGACACAAAGACCGAGCAGAGCAAACTCCATGACTACG CCAATAAATTCTGGAGCGGGCTTCTGAAGAGCTACTACCATCCAAGGGCATCTAAATACTTCACTCGGTTGTCGAGAAGCCTCCAAGAGAACCGGAGTTTTCAACTGGAGGAATGGAGGCGAGACTGGATCTCGTACTCTAACGAATGGCAGTCCGGGAAGGAGCTGTACCCTGTAAAAGCCACGGGTGATGCCTTGGCGATCTCCAGGTCTCTCTTTGCAAAGTACTTCAGGTAG
- the LOC123122928 gene encoding alpha-N-acetylglucosaminidase isoform X2 encodes MRPPPSPPLLPLLLLLVLLPSPPAVAAAAGPTSLEALRAAAGRRAASPATQERAAAGVLRRLLPSHALSFRFQIDPKGGVCGDSSCFRISNVDGSSKGGAEILIQGNTAVELASGLHWYLKYWCGVHISWDKTGGAQLASVPSPGSLPRVKGTAVKVERPVPWNYYQNVVTSSYSFVWWDWRRWEKEIDWMALQGINLPLAFTGQEAVWQKVFKSFNVTDRDLDDFFGGPAFLAWARMGNLHAWGGPLSQNWLDQQLALQKKILSRMIELGMVPVLPSFSGNVPVAFKKLFPSASITRLGEWNTVDGNPRWCCTYILDPSDALFIDVGQAFIKQQMKEYGDITSIYNCDTFNENTPPTNEPAYISSLGSAIYQAMSRGNKDAVWLMQGWLFYSDAAFWKESQMKALLHSVPIGKMMVLDLFADVKPIWQTSSQFYGVPYIWCMLHNFGGNIEMYGVLDSISSGPIDARTSYNSTMVGVGMCMEGIEHNPVVYELMSEMAFRSQKVEVEDWLKSYSYRRYGQSNVEIQKAWAILYHTIYNCTDGIADHNRDYIVEFPDISPSSFSSQYSKGRSISVVRKHPRFLGEVSASLPQPHLWYSTAEAVKSLELFLKAGDDLSESLTYRYDLVDLARQSLSKLANKVYLDAMDSYQMRDSSDLNFHTKKFLEVIMDIETLLASDDNFLLGPWLETAKSLATTEDERKQYEWNARTQVTMWYDDTKTEQSKLHDYANKFWSGLLKSYYHPRASKYFTRLSRSLQENRSFQLEEWRRDWISYSNEWQSGKELYPVKATGDALAISRSLFAKYFR; translated from the exons ATGAGACCGCCGCCGTCTCCCCCTTTACTCCCCTTACTCCTGCTTCTCGTTCTCCTCCCGTCGCCGCCGGCTGTGGCCGCAGCGGCAGGCCCCACCTCGTTGGAGGCGCTCCGCGCGGCGGCCGGCCGCAGGGCCGCGTCGCCGGCCACGCAAGAGAGGGCTGCCGCCGGGGTGCTCCGCCGGCTCCTCCCCTCCCACGCGCTCAGCTTCCGGTTCCAGATCGACCCCAAG GGCGGCGTCTGTGGCGACTCGAGCTGCTTCAGGATAAGCAATGTTGATGGCTCGAGCAAGGGCGGTGCAGAGATTCT GATCCAGGGTAACACTGCTGTTGAGCTTGCATCTGGACTCCATTGGTACCTCAAATACTGGTGTGGGGTGCACATTTCTTGGGATAAGACTGGTGGTGCACAACTGGCGTCAGTCCCTTCGCCTGGGTCTCTGCCACGAGTGAAGGGAACGGCAGTCAAGGTTGAGCGCCCTGTTCCGTGGAATTACTATCAGAATGTCGTCACTTCCAGCT ACTCCTTTGTGTGGTGGGATTGGAGAAGATGGGAGAAAGAAATTGACTGGATGGCACTTCAAGGAATTAACTTGCCTTTAGCGTTTACTGGACAGGAAGCTGTTTGGCAAAAGGTTTTTAAG AGCTTTAATGTCACCGACAGAGATTTAGATGATTTTTTTGGTGGACCAGCTTTCCTTGCCTGGGCTAGAATGGGGAACTTGCATGC ATGGGGTGGGCCACTTTCACAAAATTGGTTAGATCAACAATTGGCACTGCAGAAGAAAATATTGTCTCGTATGATTGAGCTTGGAATGGTCCCAG TTCTGCCATCATTCTCAGGAAATGTACCAGTCGCGTTTAAAAAATTGTTTCCATCTGCCAGCATAACCAGACTCGGTGAATG GAACACAGTTGATGGTAATCCTAGGTGGTGCTGCACTTATATTCTTGATCCTTCGGATGCATTGTTTATTGATGTGGGACAGGCTTTTATCAAGCAACAAATGAAAG AATATGGTGACATCACCAGCATCTATAATTG TGACACATTCAATGAGAATACACCACCGACAAATGAACCGGCATATATTTCATCACTTGGTTCTGCTATCTATCAAGCAATGTCGAGAGGTAACAAGGATGCAGTGTGGTTAATGCAG GGTTGGCTATTTTACTCGGATGCAGCTTTCTGGAAGGAGTCTCAGATGAAA GCACTACTTCATTCTGTTCCAATTGGTAAGATGATGGTCCTTGATTTATTTGCTGATGTCAAGCCCATATGGCAAACGTCCTCCCAGTTCTATGGTGTACCATACATCTG GTGCATGCTACACAACTTTGGTGGTAATATTGAAATGTATGGAGTACTAGATTCAATTTCATCTGGCCCTATTGATGCACGTACAAGCTACAATTCAACAATG GTTGGTGTTGGCATGTGCATGGAGGGAATAGAGCATAATCCAGTTGTTTATGAGCTTATGTCTGAAATGGCATTCCGTAGTCAAAAGGTCGAAGTTGAG GATTGGTTAAAATCATACTCCTATAGGCGATATGGCCAATCAAATGTCGAAATACAGAAAGCTTGGGCAATCCTGTACCATACGATATACAATTGCACAGATGGAATTGCG GATCATAATAGAGACTACATAGTTGAATTTCCAGACATCAGTCCAAGTTCTTTCAGTTCCCAATATTCCAAAGGAAGAAGTATCTCAGTTGTGAGGAAACATCCGAGGTTCTTAGGCGAGGTCTCTGCAAGCCTACCACAACCACATCTATGGTATTCTACGGCGGAGGCCGTCAAATCCCTTGAACTATTTCTTAAAGCAGGAGATGATCTTTCAGAAAGTCTCACATATAG GTACGACCTCGTTGATTTGGCAAGGCAGTCACTGTCAAAATTAGCAAATAAAGTGTACCTTGATGCTATGGATTCTTACCAAATGAGGGATTCAAGTGATTTAAACTTTCACACAAAGAAATTCCTCGAAGTCATCATGGATATCGAGACGCTACTAGCTTCTGATGACAATTTCCTGCTGGGCCCTTGGTTAGAAACTGCAAAAAGCCTTGCTACGACTGAAGACGAAAGGAAGCAG TACGAATGGAATGCTAGAACACAGGTGACAATGTGGTACGACGACACAAAGACCGAGCAGAGCAAACTCCATGACTACG CCAATAAATTCTGGAGCGGGCTTCTGAAGAGCTACTACCATCCAAGGGCATCTAAATACTTCACTCGGTTGTCGAGAAGCCTCCAAGAGAACCGGAGTTTTCAACTGGAGGAATGGAGGCGAGACTGGATCTCGTACTCTAACGAATGGCAGTCCGGGAAGGAGCTGTACCCTGTAAAAGCCACGGGTGATGCCTTGGCGATCTCCAGGTCTCTCTTTGCAAAGTACTTCAGGTAG